CCGCAGACGCTTGCCTTCATCGACCCAGGCGACCTCCAGCCCCCAGCGCCCGCCGTCGCCGACGAAGTCGCGGATCATGTCGCCCAGATAGCCGACGGCAAAGACCGCCTTTCTCACTCCCTGTTGGGCCAGCCTGTCCAGTTGATAGTGGGCGAAGGGGACGCCGTTGACGGGGATCAGCGACTTGGGGAGACGCTCGGTCATCGGTCTCATCCGGGTTCCCGGCCCGCCGGCCAATATCAAGCACTGCATGATTTTTTACCCTAATTCCTCAGCAGCACCACCGAGCCGTCAAAATCGAACGAGAAATCCATTTCCTGCAACCCTTTTTCATTCATCGCCCGGCGTAAAGCCGAACGGTCGCGGGTATAGAACAGCATGAAGCCGCCGCCGCCGGCGCCGACCAGCTTGCCGCCGAGCGCTCCATGGCGGCGGGCGAAGTCGTAAAGATCGTTGATCTCGCCGCTGGAAATGCCGGGCGAGCGGACCTTCTTGTGAAGCCAGTGTTCGTGCATCAGATCGGCGAAGGCCATGGTGTCGCCTTTTTCCAATGCGTCCTTGATTTTCAGCCCGAGATTTTTGATGAAATGGAGATTCTCCAGCATTTCGGCGTCGCCTTTTTCGGATCGTGATTGCTGATCCTTGAGAACCTCGGCGGCGGAACGGCTGTAGCCGGTAAAGAACATCATCAGGCATTCGTCAAGATCACGGATTGTCTCGTCGCTGATCGCCAGTCCGGTCATCTTGACCGTGCCGTCCTGATGGTAGTCCTGGCACATCAGGCCGCCGTAAGCGGCGATATACTGGTCCTGCTTGCCGCAAGGCTCGCCCAGATTTTTTGTTTCGATCTCGTAGGCCTCATTGGCCAGTCCCTTGATGCTTACCGGCCGGCGCTTGTAGGCGTAGAGGGCGTGAAGAAGGCCGACGGTGAAGCTCCCCGATGAGCCGAGTCCGGTCCCCGCCGGCACATCGGCGATGCTGACGATCTCGATGCTGGGGGCCACCTTCAGTAAACTCAGCACTTCGCGAATCAGATCGTGCTTGATGTCCGCCAATTCCTCCACATGCTCGGTCTTGGCGTATTTAAGCAGGTAGCCGGAGCGGAACGAGCGGTTGGCGGTGATGTAAACGTACTTGTTAATGGCCGCCGAGATTACGAACCCGCCGAACTTTTCATAATAAGACGGCAGGTCGGTGCCGCCGCCGCCGATGGATATCCGTAAAGGGGTTCGGGTGATGATCATCAGAATTTACAGCCGATAGCCTGCCGCCAGGGCGTCATGGTGGAACATGCGGACGGTTTCCAGCGAGAACTCGTTTAAATCCTTGCCGAACAGGGCCGTTTTTTTCAGCAGGTCATAGGTGACGGTAA
This sequence is a window from Rhodospirillales bacterium RIFCSPLOWO2_02_FULL_58_16. Protein-coding genes within it:
- a CDS encoding galactokinase, whose product is MIITRTPLRISIGGGGTDLPSYYEKFGGFVISAAINKYVYITANRSFRSGYLLKYAKTEHVEELADIKHDLIREVLSLLKVAPSIEIVSIADVPAGTGLGSSGSFTVGLLHALYAYKRRPVSIKGLANEAYEIETKNLGEPCGKQDQYIAAYGGLMCQDYHQDGTVKMTGLAISDETIRDLDECLMMFFTGYSRSAAEVLKDQQSRSEKGDAEMLENLHFIKNLGLKIKDALEKGDTMAFADLMHEHWLHKKVRSPGISSGEINDLYDFARRHGALGGKLVGAGGGGFMLFYTRDRSALRRAMNEKGLQEMDFSFDFDGSVVLLRN